One window from the genome of Malus domestica chromosome 01, GDT2T_hap1 encodes:
- the LOC103433524 gene encoding uncharacterized protein: protein MTILPVMAQMLQFNRFVVSFFRRQETSTEDKKESPFLLHCSTTESDCMASLEEADKPSPVSVLEPIFSGEWSPTPEFPQRMNVDITAEIGFYGRNLTMDLSTWCPPEWPVSLAVFETLEKKFGDQASWKRSDMRLLFDRINAGLMEIFEPCMGVPTWTKPVSRRIRSTPSEEMIEEDLWMLLVSQEKETGWDTTEKALGREIELDLGDDIDGIGREIERFLFDKLIAEFVTV, encoded by the exons ATGACAATTCTTCCAGTCATGGCACAGATGCTTCAGTTCAACAGGtttgttgtttctttctttAGAAGACAG GAAACATCCACTGAAGACAAAAAAGAAAGTCCATTTCTTTTGCACTGCTCCACCACAGAATCAGATTGTATGGCGAGCTTGGAGGAGGCTGATAAGCCTAGTCCAGTTTCAGTTCTGGAACCAATATTTAGTGGAGAGTGGTCACCTACACCAGAATTCCCGCAAAGGATGAATGTTGACATCACCG CGGAGATAGGTTTTTATGGTAGGAACTTGACAATGGACTTGAGCACCTGGTGCCCTCCGGAATGGCCAGTAAGCCTTGCTGTCTTTGAGACCCTGGAGAAGAAGTTTGGTGATCAGGCATCATGGAAAAGGTCGGACATGAGGCTTTTGTTTGACCGTATAAATGCAGGGTTGATGGAGATTTTCGAGCCTTGTATGGGTGTTCCCACATGGACAAAGCCCGTGTCTAGAAGGATTAGATCCACGCCAAGTGAGGAGATGATAGAGGAAGATCTATGGATGTTGCTTGTTAGCCAAGAGAAGGAAACAGGATGGGACACCACTGAAAAGGCGCTAGGAAGGGAGATTGAGCTAGATTTAGGAGATGATATTGATGGTATTGGTAGAGAAATTGAGAGATTTTTGTTCGATAAGCTCATAGCGGAGTTTGTTACCGTGTAG
- the LOC103433534 gene encoding uncharacterized protein, whose translation MISEYLAEMEATSTPSVMEKLMGLNGLPPQVPVQKQRRVPSENYLHRVASIGARESRHSFRLRVLEIMDYEGDHVAACLPRGSSLISEHQHNLQVSPSTCTSGSGNVYICRKSGRRYELPNATLLETFENGIGTESLGEVGLLNLDDFSRSQLGLNKEGCILSGRFVVLKPGHGKAENSARCFPSFSSLDVSHSSDRKCTEFSSPGSVKIHVEVKEGKNLAFDMELVSLRSTVLREILGKLTENTSCNKTNIGTKVSRLRSRGGNSVAMKTKSMRLSSSRYQSFSYSDESYESREAKKQLSERRKMINKPEEAGMARRGATLRNSLALSAHETGSRTLDHNLVRHLQPKRKLIRNDLKDLDLSKFRAQQDKYAALCNEWSFKPKWSINLGQHKSREYKFN comes from the coding sequence ATGATATCGGAATACTTGGCAGAAATGGAAGCTACAAGTACACCAAGTGTTATGGAAAAGCTGATGGGCCTTAATGGCTTGCCGCCTCAGGTGCCTGtccaaaaacaaagaagagtgCCGTCTGAGAATTACCTACACAGAGTTGCTTCCATTGGTGCCAGAGAGTCTCGTCATTCATTCAGGTTGAGAGTACTGGAAATTATGGATTATGAGGGTGATCATGTCGCGGCATGTCTCCCGAGGGGCAGTTCTTTGATCAGCGAGCATCAGCATAATCTGCAAGTTTCCCCTTCGACATGTACTTCTGGCAGTGGAAATGTTTATATATGCAGGAAATCCGGGAGGAGATATGAGCTGCCAAATGCCACTTTACTTGAGACGTTTGAGAATGGAATTGGCACAGAATCCCTTGGAGAAGTTGGACTCTTAAATTTAGATGATTTTTCAAGATCGCAATTGGGGTTGAACAAAGAAGGATGCATTCTTAGTGGTAGATTTGTAGTCTTGAAACCAGGGCATGGAAAGGCTGAGAATTCTGCTAGATGTTTCCCTTCTTTTAGTTCCCTTGATGTTTCTCATTCCAGTGATCGAAAGTGCACGGAGTTTTCTAGTCCTGGTAGTGTGAAAATACATGTTGAAGTAAAAGAAGGGAAGAACTTGGCATTTGACATGGAACTAGTAAGCTTAAGGTCTACAGTTTTGAGGGAAATATTGGGTAAGCTAACTGAAAATACAAGTTGCAACAAAACCAACATTGGTACAAAGGTATCACGGTTAAGATCCAGAGGTGGCAACTCAGTTGCAATGAAAACTAAATCAATGAGGCTGTCTTCCTCAAGATACCAGTCCTTTTCTTATTCAGACGAGTCATATGAATCTCGGGAAGCCAAAAAGCAACTCTCAGAACGACGGAAGATGATTAATAAGCCGGAAGAAGCAGGAATGGCTCGTAGAGGCGCTACCCTCAGGAATTCGCTTGCCCTGTCTGCCCACGAAACAGGCTCAAGAACATTGGATCACAATCTTGTTAGGCATCTTCAACCGAAAAGAAAGCTCATTAGGAATGACCTGAAAGACCTAGACCTCAGTAAGTTTAGAGCACAACAAGATAAATATGCAGCTCTTTGCAATGAGTGGAGTTTCAAGCCAAAATGGTCTATTAATTTGGGGCAGCACAAGTCAAGGGAGTACAAATTCAACTAG